One Prodigiosinella aquatilis DNA window includes the following coding sequences:
- the gltX gene encoding glutamate--tRNA ligase: MKIKTRFAPSPTGYLHVGGARTALYSWLFARHHNGEFVLRIEDTDLERSTQEAINAIMDGMNWLNLDWDEGPYYQTRRFDRYNAVIDQMLENGTAYKCYCSKDRLEALREQQMANGEKPRYDGCCRDSHQHHDEHEPHVVRFRNPQEGSVIFNDRIRGPIEFSNQELDDLIIRRTDGSPTYNFCVVIDDWDMEITHVIRGEDHINNTPRQINILKALGAPVPEYAHVSMILGDDGKKLSKRHGAVGVMQYRDDGYLPEALLNYLVRLGWSSGDQEIFSIEEMKQLFSLDAVSKSASAFNTEKLQWLNHHYINHLPPEYVATHLSWHIEQAGIDTRSGPQLSQLVVLLGERCKTLKEMAASCRYFYEEFDEFDADAAKKHLRPVARQPLERVRAKLAAISEWTPEHIHHAIQGTADELQQGMGKVGMPLRVAVTGAGQSPGVDVTVHAVGQQRTLARIDRALDFIAAREAQL, from the coding sequence ATGAAAATAAAAACCCGTTTCGCGCCCAGTCCTACTGGTTATCTTCATGTCGGCGGTGCTCGTACCGCTCTTTATTCCTGGCTTTTTGCCCGTCATCATAATGGCGAATTTGTATTACGTATTGAAGATACCGATCTGGAGCGTTCTACCCAGGAAGCAATTAATGCCATTATGGATGGCATGAACTGGCTGAACCTGGACTGGGATGAAGGGCCGTACTATCAGACTCGACGCTTTGACCGCTACAATGCTGTCATCGATCAGATGCTGGAAAATGGAACCGCATATAAATGCTATTGCTCTAAAGACCGTCTTGAAGCATTACGCGAACAGCAAATGGCAAATGGTGAAAAGCCACGCTATGACGGTTGTTGTCGTGACTCTCACCAACATCATGATGAGCATGAGCCACACGTTGTTCGTTTCCGCAATCCGCAAGAGGGCTCGGTTATTTTTAATGACCGCATTCGCGGGCCAATTGAGTTTAGTAATCAGGAACTGGACGATCTGATCATTCGTCGAACCGATGGATCGCCAACCTATAACTTCTGTGTGGTGATTGATGACTGGGATATGGAAATCACCCATGTTATCCGTGGTGAAGACCATATCAATAATACGCCTCGACAGATTAATATTCTGAAAGCGTTAGGTGCACCGGTACCGGAATATGCTCATGTTTCCATGATTCTTGGTGACGACGGCAAAAAGTTATCCAAACGTCATGGTGCGGTTGGGGTAATGCAATACCGTGATGATGGCTATTTGCCGGAAGCTCTGCTGAACTATCTGGTTCGCCTGGGTTGGTCTTCTGGCGATCAGGAAATTTTTTCCATTGAGGAAATGAAGCAACTGTTCTCGCTAGATGCGGTAAGCAAATCCGCCAGTGCATTTAATACTGAGAAATTGCAGTGGCTGAATCATCATTATATTAATCATCTACCGCCAGAGTATGTCGCAACACATTTGTCCTGGCATATCGAACAAGCTGGGATTGATACTCGTAGCGGTCCACAACTCAGCCAACTGGTGGTCTTGTTGGGCGAACGTTGCAAAACACTAAAAGAAATGGCAGCTTCATGCCGTTACTTCTATGAGGAATTCGACGAATTTGATGCCGACGCGGCCAAGAAACATCTGCGCCCAGTTGCACGTCAACCATTAGAGCGGGTACGCGCCAAACTGGCGGCGATCAGCGAATGGACACCAGAGCACATTCATCATGCCATCCAGGGAACGGCAGATGAATTGCAGCAGGGGATGGGAAAGGTGGGCATGCCACTGCGTGTGGCCGTAACGGGCGCAGGCCAGTCTCCCGGCGTAGACGTGACGGTTCATGCTGTGGGACAACAGCGCACTCTGGCGAGAATCGACCGCGCATTGGACTTTATCGCCGCACGCGAAGCGCAGTTATAA